Proteins from one Oscillatoria nigro-viridis PCC 7112 genomic window:
- a CDS encoding DNA/RNA non-specific endonuclease, translated as MAPFAILQRSCGEQLHNLAGFTPDDGAGASHRATGAWYAGTANLNESRLPSENGDPIYRRLGDLSANNITDATKTWYTPDHTNANFTGGNGDTNAPWEGIGTGWFHSVLGGGSQLRPYDFGGKKGKTELGNFEDYLNNNRAAVYEDNTYTDITKSFGTRMRGDYAVPTLFNGNFDAIAGRISAQNIPGWSLFNGSSDDTSQSNLVDWYTIGEQEQNTAGNGLIGSGYLDAISYDVARPNFALRMGAGGAKQITHNYFVMPEWGDLRFNLHAPYQNPGKLKVVLETQPEIGSDGRPIIGSGTHVLKEIDLAADPGNSLETYASDIDKVGFGRGGFETFHVDSVKLDKFRGQAAKLRFEVEGNTRVYLDDVFFKSNHLKFGNPSEARYNSAPPNFTNPNTTNLLIEKPQYVVSYDRSNLNPAWVSWQVNKSWLGNSTRPETIFAGDPQLPEGWPKIDTSYYKNAQNLSWGFDQGHGIPSGDRTNHEKDNLATFLGTNLIPQSVDNNRFFGNPNDPAQASAWYNVEQLTRNLAKQGKEIYVVAGSYGTDGNSQKRSNAHPDEIDRGYTNSEAFRENGINIPAWTWKTLLIMDRPGQGIADVSQNTKVYTFLTPNKAEPFANWTLTGQPVPHPFNQIQDRLGLTAPLPDIQNAVEWRNPSTWQITINQLENLIDGKGGRKIDFLSNLPENIQTYLKERLDPII; from the coding sequence GTGGCTCCATTTGCGATACTGCAACGCAGTTGCGGTGAGCAGTTACACAATCTGGCTGGATTTACGCCGGATGATGGGGCCGGTGCTTCCCATCGGGCCACAGGGGCTTGGTATGCGGGAACGGCGAATCTCAATGAAAGCCGGCTGCCATCAGAAAATGGCGATCCGATTTACCGTCGCTTGGGCGATTTGTCAGCAAATAATATCACCGATGCGACTAAGACTTGGTATACTCCCGACCATACCAATGCTAATTTTACTGGCGGTAATGGTGACACTAATGCACCTTGGGAAGGAATCGGTACGGGTTGGTTTCACTCTGTTTTAGGGGGAGGTTCTCAACTGCGTCCCTACGACTTTGGCGGCAAGAAAGGGAAAACTGAGTTGGGTAATTTTGAGGATTACCTGAACAATAATCGGGCTGCTGTTTACGAGGATAATACCTACACAGATATCACTAAGTCCTTTGGAACTCGGATGCGGGGTGATTATGCGGTTCCGACTTTGTTTAATGGGAATTTTGATGCGATCGCTGGCAGAATCAGCGCTCAAAATATCCCTGGTTGGTCTTTATTTAATGGCTCATCTGATGATACTTCACAATCCAACTTAGTTGATTGGTATACCATCGGAGAGCAAGAGCAAAACACTGCCGGAAACGGTCTGATAGGTAGCGGTTATTTAGATGCCATAAGCTACGATGTAGCTCGGCCTAATTTTGCTTTGAGAATGGGAGCAGGTGGGGCAAAGCAAATAACACACAATTATTTTGTGATGCCAGAATGGGGAGATTTGCGGTTTAACCTCCATGCACCGTATCAGAATCCTGGAAAGCTTAAGGTTGTGTTGGAAACTCAACCGGAGATCGGCTCGGATGGACGACCAATAATTGGCAGTGGTACTCATGTTCTCAAAGAGATAGATCTGGCTGCCGATCCAGGTAATTCACTAGAAACATACGCAAGCGACATTGACAAAGTTGGTTTTGGCAGAGGAGGTTTTGAAACATTTCATGTAGATAGCGTTAAGCTAGATAAGTTTCGAGGTCAAGCCGCTAAGTTGAGGTTTGAAGTTGAGGGAAACACCAGAGTTTATTTAGATGATGTTTTCTTTAAGAGCAATCATCTAAAATTTGGTAATCCCTCTGAAGCTAGATACAACTCAGCACCCCCGAACTTTACTAATCCAAATACCACCAACTTGCTAATTGAAAAACCTCAATACGTGGTATCTTACGATCGCAGTAACCTGAATCCTGCGTGGGTAAGTTGGCAAGTCAATAAATCTTGGCTAGGTAATTCAACTCGCCCTGAGACTATCTTTGCCGGAGATCCTCAACTACCAGAAGGATGGCCCAAGATTGACACTAGCTACTATAAAAATGCTCAGAATTTGAGCTGGGGTTTCGATCAAGGTCACGGAATTCCTTCAGGGGATAGAACAAATCACGAAAAAGATAACTTGGCTACCTTTTTAGGAACAAATTTGATTCCACAAAGCGTAGACAACAATCGATTTTTTGGAAACCCAAACGATCCCGCACAAGCATCTGCTTGGTATAACGTAGAACAACTGACGCGGAATCTCGCTAAACAAGGTAAAGAAATTTACGTCGTTGCGGGCAGTTATGGCACAGATGGGAATTCCCAGAAGCGAAGTAATGCTCATCCTGATGAAATCGATCGAGGATACACAAATTCAGAAGCTTTTCGCGAAAACGGGATTAACATCCCTGCATGGACTTGGAAAACGCTTCTCATTATGGATCGCCCTGGTCAAGGTATAGCAGATGTCAGTCAAAACACGAAAGTGTATACATTTTTGACACCTAATAAAGCCGAACCATTTGCTAATTGGACTCTTACGGGACAGCCAGTACCTCATCCCTTTAATCAAATTCAAGATCGGCTAGGATTAACTGCTCCTCTCCCGGATATCCAAAATGCAGTTGAATGGCGCAATCCTTCTACTTGGCAGATCACAATCAATCAGCTTGAAAACCTAATTGATGGCAAAGGAGGTAGAAAGATCGACTTTTTGTCTAATCTTCCTGAAAACATTCAGACTTATCTCAAAGAGCGGTTAGATCCAATTATCTAA
- a CDS encoding IS5 family transposase (programmed frameshift): MYRKVDPDGTPPESFEFPHGGKLASDNRWVMMAQLIPWSEFEAEYAENFASSIGAPAKSFRIALGALIIKEKLGTSDRETVEQIRENPYLQYFIGLSFYSNEIPFDASLLVHFRQRISVNLVNKVNQKMVKNLRESPTPQPESSKKKPAELNESENQGKLLLDASCASADITYPTDIGILNRTRMQTEKIVDILYESIKDQCLKKPRTYRKKARKDYLAIAKQRRPTQSKKRTAIKKQLQYIKRNLAHIEKLIELGSLLENLSKRQYKLLLVCQEVYRQQSWMYQHKTNRIDDRIVSLTQPHVRPIVRGKAGKATEFGAKISASSCDGYIFLDRISWDNFNESGDLIAQVEAFKEFTGHYPESVHVDQIYRTLSNRAWCKERGIRMSGPPLGRRPAHVSKATKKQAQEDEKARQAIEGKFGQAKRRFNLDRVMAKLDNTSQTTIAIAFLVMNLVAGLLRLLWLFVCQFLLITTGKKATIIKSYILVLQLKEKLKLSVG, encoded by the exons GTGTACCGAAAAGTTGACCCAGACGGCACCCCACCAGAAAGCTTTGAATTTCCTCATGGAGGAAAATTAGCCTCAGACAACCGTTGGGTAATGATGGCCCAATTGATACCGTGGTCAGAATTTGAAGCAGAATATGCTGAAAATTTTGCCTCATCTATAGGGGCACCCGCTAAATCATTTAGGATAGCATTGGGGGCATTAATCATCAAAGAGAAATTGGGAACTAGCGATCGCGAAACTGTAGAACAAATTCGAGAAAACCCTTATCTACAATACTTTATCGGTCTCTCATTCTATAGCAATGAGATTCCATTTGATGCCTCCCTATTGGTTCATTTTCGACAAAGAATCAGCGTCAATCTCGTCAATAAAGTGAACCAAAAGATGGTGAAGAATCTCCGAGAATCCCCGACACCTCAACCTGAATCAAGCA AAAAAAAACCAGCAGAACTAAATGAGAGTGAAAATCAGGGAAAATTATTATTAGATGCAAGTTGTGCTAGCGCAGATATCACCTATCCAACTGACATAGGAATTCTCAATCGAACAAGAATGCAAACCGAAAAAATCGTAGATATCCTCTACGAGTCAATCAAAGACCAATGCCTGAAAAAACCCAGAACCTACCGCAAAAAAGCTCGTAAAGATTACCTAGCGATTGCCAAGCAGCGCCGACCGACGCAGAGCAAAAAAAGAACAGCCATTAAAAAGCAACTGCAATATATCAAAAGAAACCTAGCTCATATTGAGAAATTAATCGAGTTAGGCTCTCTTTTGGAGAACTTGAGTAAGCGACAATATAAACTGCTGCTAGTCTGTCAGGAAGTTTACCGCCAACAATCCTGGATGTACCAACACAAAACAAATAGAATTGACGATAGAATAGTAAGTTTAACCCAACCCCATGTTCGTCCCATAGTTAGAGGAAAAGCAGGAAAAGCCACAGAGTTTGGAGCCAAAATCTCAGCGAGCAGTTGTGACGGGTATATATTTTTAGATCGAATTAGTTGGGATAACTTCAATGAATCAGGAGACTTAATAGCCCAAGTAGAAGCATTTAAAGAATTCACAGGACATTACCCAGAATCAGTTCACGTTGACCAAATTTATCGCACTCTATCGAATAGAGCATGGTGTAAAGAAAGAGGAATTAGGATGAGTGGTCCGCCCTTGGGAAGACGACCAGCCCATGTGAGTAAAGCAACAAAAAAGCAAGCTCAAGAAGATGAGAAAGCTCGTCAAGCTATAGAAGGAAAATTTGGTCAAGCAAAAAGAAGATTTAATCTCGATCGAGTGATGGCTAAACTCGATAATACATCCCAAACAACGATTGCAATTGCTTTTTTAGTTATGAACCTTGTGGCTGGGTTATTGCGGTTATTGTGGCTTTTTGTGTGTCAATTTTTATTAATAACAACTGGAAAGAAGGCAACGATTATCAAAAGTTATATCCTGGTATTACAACTAAAAGAAAAACTTAAGTTGAGCGTAGGCTAG
- a CDS encoding DNA/RNA non-specific endonuclease → MLGIDRGHLAPVADRNRTAKDLYATFLTTNLVPQESSNNQGIWETIEGQIRGVINSPNSSGLETYMFAGGYGYYDNPSQRPYTGNSQNSNLDPLIQFPVGLWKVVMTKDKNTELPQYAHYGIYLGNDARSGYQKQSSHNLGNLLNGDLPDISPQYQFLSNLPESLGKERIKNTIFERLPPTSG, encoded by the coding sequence ATCCTCGGAATAGATCGGGGGCACCTGGCTCCGGTTGCTGATAGAAACAGGACAGCTAAGGATCTGTATGCCACTTTCTTAACGACGAACTTAGTTCCTCAAGAGAGCAGTAACAATCAAGGAATTTGGGAGACTATTGAAGGCCAAATCAGAGGTGTAATTAATTCGCCTAACTCAAGCGGTCTAGAAACCTATATGTTTGCCGGGGGATATGGGTACTATGACAATCCCAGCCAGCGTCCTTATACGGGGAACTCGCAGAATTCAAACTTAGATCCCCTCATCCAATTCCCAGTCGGTCTGTGGAAAGTAGTTATGACCAAAGACAAAAACACCGAACTCCCTCAGTATGCTCACTATGGTATCTATTTGGGTAACGACGCAAGAAGTGGGTATCAAAAACAATCGAGCCACAACTTGGGAAACTTGCTCAATGGAGATTTGCCAGATATATCTCCCCAATACCAATTCTTGTCTAACCTGCCAGAGTCTTTAGGCAAAGAACGGATTAAGAATACAATTTTTGAGCGCTTGCCACCAACGAGTGGTTGA
- a CDS encoding opioid growth factor receptor-related protein, protein MAEYGGCRACRHLFYRVYSSVDGMPTCRAFPEGIPLIIFVGNIQHTKPLPDQDNTIVYEPAEKPFWLRDPILDFYLGQQPNSQGRAIEEIWSWDYQKLEAIHDYIQWLFPLTEKSYVNTSAPTLNDRAIQAFRTSDELRNRLIQSLKVMLAFYGLECRTEENAEIVIAKSEEYLSRSRKWIERLNHNYLRLTRILTSLTILGLENYALALFNCLDELYNENKEVIGLTTYNYWKNAVNS, encoded by the coding sequence ATGGCTGAATATGGAGGATGCCGTGCCTGCCGTCACTTGTTTTATCGCGTGTATAGTAGTGTAGACGGGATGCCAACTTGTCGCGCCTTTCCTGAAGGAATACCATTAATTATTTTCGTAGGAAATATACAACATACAAAACCTTTACCCGATCAGGACAATACAATTGTTTATGAACCAGCCGAAAAACCTTTTTGGCTGAGAGATCCAATTTTAGATTTTTATCTCGGCCAGCAGCCAAATTCGCAAGGTCGGGCGATCGAGGAGATTTGGTCGTGGGATTACCAGAAGTTGGAAGCGATACACGACTACATTCAATGGCTGTTTCCGCTGACAGAAAAAAGTTACGTCAATACGAGCGCTCCTACTTTGAACGATCGGGCGATTCAAGCTTTTAGAACAAGCGATGAGTTGAGAAATCGTTTAATTCAATCTCTCAAAGTCATGCTGGCTTTTTACGGGTTGGAATGCCGCACAGAAGAAAACGCGGAAATTGTCATTGCCAAATCTGAGGAATATTTGTCCAGAAGCCGAAAGTGGATTGAAAGATTGAATCACAATTACCTGCGCCTGACTAGGATACTGACAAGCTTGACAATTTTGGGATTGGAAAATTATGCTTTAGCTCTTTTCAATTGTTTGGATGAACTCTATAATGAAAACAAGGAAGTTATTGGTTTAACGACTTATAATTATTGGAAAAACGCTGTAAATAGTTGA
- the tnpC gene encoding IS66 family transposase, producing MLKTPALTSEPPEIAIAVEQMAQTMLSLGEWLLKQQQQLKQQQRKLAEKQQLIEEQQQEIEQLKEALSKLKNRSSSNSSIPPSADQIKKPSDKSKRKKGKKRGPKYDHPGKTRNGFGEPDHIIELQPERCPVCQAGVEAITTTPTKVQQVAELVEQPVEIREYRRPLCQCVDCGWSGYSQLPPSVIEGFSYGSRLCSVVGWLGYGGNLPWRKQEYFVEHVLGVPISQGSLAKMQRYFQQSLQPIYQQWLTYVQQPGVRCVDETTYCIDGIKYWLWVATSDRVCVLLLAPTRSSAELQQLLGQNFEGILSSDCFSAYNRQSAAAKQKCLTHLERDLEALKLSRFEANRLFAQGVGEILTTARTLHRDYHAGKLSCLQLAGNRSVIEAQLQAVLHNPPVTGWPADAQRLTNRMQRHWTEWFTFLDYPQVKPDNNDAERALRPVVVHRKVTGGARSDWGAQLVAQMFSFLETVRLQGHEAIAQLYQLLCLAGRSPPGLQFS from the coding sequence ATGCTTAAAACACCAGCACTGACCAGCGAACCACCAGAGATAGCCATCGCAGTAGAGCAGATGGCACAGACAATGCTGTCATTAGGAGAATGGCTGCTCAAGCAACAACAGCAACTCAAACAGCAACAGCGAAAACTGGCAGAAAAACAGCAGCTTATCGAAGAACAACAACAGGAAATCGAACAGTTAAAAGAAGCATTATCCAAGCTGAAAAACCGCTCCTCATCAAACAGTTCTATCCCTCCATCAGCCGACCAAATTAAAAAACCTAGCGACAAAAGCAAGCGAAAAAAAGGAAAAAAACGCGGTCCAAAATACGACCATCCGGGCAAGACACGAAATGGATTTGGCGAACCCGACCACATCATTGAGTTACAACCCGAGCGATGTCCAGTTTGTCAGGCAGGAGTTGAGGCGATCACAACAACACCAACCAAAGTGCAACAAGTAGCCGAATTGGTAGAGCAACCAGTAGAAATCAGAGAATACCGTCGCCCATTATGTCAGTGTGTTGATTGTGGCTGGTCGGGATACTCTCAACTACCACCCTCCGTCATCGAAGGGTTTAGCTATGGTAGCAGGTTATGTAGCGTGGTGGGTTGGCTGGGATATGGTGGTAACTTACCCTGGAGAAAACAAGAATATTTTGTGGAACACGTCTTAGGAGTACCCATCTCTCAAGGAAGTTTAGCCAAAATGCAGCGCTACTTTCAGCAAAGTTTGCAGCCAATTTATCAACAATGGCTCACCTACGTGCAACAGCCGGGAGTGCGCTGCGTAGATGAAACAACTTACTGTATTGATGGCATCAAGTATTGGTTGTGGGTAGCCACCAGCGATCGAGTTTGTGTACTATTATTAGCTCCGACTCGGAGTAGTGCCGAACTTCAGCAGTTATTGGGACAAAACTTTGAAGGCATTCTCAGCAGCGATTGTTTCAGTGCTTACAACCGACAATCAGCAGCGGCGAAACAGAAATGTTTAACACATCTGGAACGAGATTTAGAAGCACTCAAGCTCAGTCGATTTGAAGCTAATCGTTTGTTTGCCCAAGGCGTGGGTGAGATTTTAACCACTGCCAGAACTTTGCACAGGGACTATCATGCTGGGAAATTGAGTTGCCTTCAACTCGCTGGCAATCGTTCGGTAATTGAAGCTCAACTGCAAGCAGTTTTGCACAATCCACCAGTTACGGGATGGCCTGCCGATGCCCAACGATTAACCAACCGAATGCAACGTCATTGGACAGAGTGGTTCACCTTTTTAGATTATCCACAAGTGAAACCTGATAACAATGATGCCGAAAGAGCTTTACGTCCAGTAGTTGTACATCGGAAAGTAACTGGCGGGGCGCGCAGCGATTGGGGCGCTCAACTGGTGGCTCAAATGTTCAGCTTTCTCGAAACAGTTCGGTTGCAAGGACATGAAGCGATCGCGCAACTTTATCAGTTACTTTGTTTAGCAGGTCGTAGTCCTCCGGGTTTACAGTTCAGTTGA
- a CDS encoding pentapeptide repeat-containing protein, which translates to MNDEEFLDLEQENDEAIVLPCLNEHWPEMQGWEVVNLYKDGWRDFSGMNLEGIVIQGKYLIESDLSGSDLHSSILQGCDLSWANLSNANLENANLSSVCLVGANLSNANLANVNLWNADLSGANLENANLNNANLAKTNLTGTNFGAARWQNINTEGALFCHTIMPDGRVKNDPSRVMETQELLQRYAAGERRFEGIVLYRADLRGVDLHNIIMPNAHLANANLSGANFQYSYLTRVNFRGANLSTADLNNACLDAADLSYTNLRDANLLTLDMDGVYFTGANLVGAKIFFSQTGLFRNTTLPNGEVIVGPNIYPSNQT; encoded by the coding sequence ATGAATGACGAAGAATTTCTCGACCTGGAACAAGAAAACGACGAAGCGATCGTGCTTCCTTGTCTCAACGAGCATTGGCCAGAAATGCAAGGTTGGGAGGTAGTCAATTTGTACAAAGATGGATGGAGAGATTTTTCCGGGATGAATTTAGAAGGAATTGTTATCCAAGGTAAATACTTGATTGAGAGCGACTTAAGTGGCTCCGATTTGCACTCAAGTATTTTGCAGGGTTGCGACCTGAGCTGGGCTAATTTGAGTAACGCGAATCTAGAAAATGCTAACTTGAGTAGCGTTTGTTTAGTAGGTGCAAATCTTAGCAACGCGAATCTGGCTAATGTTAATTTATGGAATGCTGACCTGAGCGGTGCTAACTTAGAGAATGCTAACTTAAATAATGCTAACCTGGCTAAGACGAATCTAACTGGTACAAATTTTGGTGCGGCTCGCTGGCAAAATATTAACACAGAAGGTGCATTATTTTGCCATACTATTATGCCAGATGGGAGGGTTAAAAATGATCCAAGTAGAGTCATGGAAACTCAGGAATTGCTGCAGCGTTATGCTGCTGGAGAAAGAAGATTTGAGGGGATAGTTTTGTATCGGGCTGACCTCAGAGGAGTCGATTTACATAACATCATTATGCCGAATGCCCACTTGGCTAATGCTAACTTAAGCGGTGCCAATTTTCAATATTCCTACTTGACAAGAGTTAATTTTAGGGGGGCAAATTTGAGCACTGCTGACCTTAATAATGCTTGTCTAGATGCGGCAGATTTAAGCTATACTAACTTAAGGGATGCTAATTTATTGACATTGGATATGGATGGTGTCTATTTCACAGGCGCTAATCTAGTTGGTGCTAAGATTTTTTTCTCTCAAACTGGCTTGTTTCGCAATACAACTTTACCAAACGGAGAAGTCATCGTTGGTCCTAACATATATCCTTCAAATCAAACATAA
- a CDS encoding pentapeptide repeat-containing protein produces MDAEELIGRYAAGERDFAGLDLSGILLGRRYADGLIKRYQTEENTRIGGVNLRCIDLSDANLEGANLEAVDFMGANFSSANLAGAILQVARLNEANLSGANMRKVVLCGDRLHQTNLNKAVLEWANLGDARLKGAVLQRPKLRGADVSTGECIDVDFSRADMREAISSFCPPKERCNFSKVNWNRGCIQQCMFIDCNFTKASFSKGGAIESSFIRCNFTDAKLERVKIFDADTTGSIF; encoded by the coding sequence ATGGATGCAGAAGAATTGATCGGACGGTATGCTGCGGGAGAAAGAGACTTTGCAGGCCTTGACCTAAGTGGAATTCTTTTGGGTAGACGTTACGCTGACGGGTTAATCAAACGATATCAAACTGAAGAAAACACCAGAATTGGAGGAGTCAACCTGCGCTGCATAGACCTGAGTGACGCTAATCTTGAAGGGGCTAACCTAGAAGCCGTTGATTTTATGGGAGCTAATTTTAGTTCAGCCAACTTGGCTGGAGCTATATTGCAAGTTGCGAGACTCAATGAAGCTAACCTGAGCGGAGCTAATATGAGAAAAGTTGTACTTTGCGGGGATCGCTTGCATCAAACTAACTTAAATAAAGCTGTTCTAGAGTGGGCTAACTTAGGCGATGCTAGACTAAAGGGAGCCGTTCTACAAAGGCCAAAGCTTAGAGGTGCTGATGTATCCACTGGTGAGTGTATTGATGTTGACTTCAGCCGGGCTGATATGAGGGAAGCTATCTCCAGCTTTTGTCCTCCCAAAGAAAGATGCAATTTTAGCAAAGTTAACTGGAATCGAGGGTGTATTCAACAATGTATGTTCATCGATTGCAATTTTACCAAGGCTAGCTTTAGCAAAGGTGGGGCGATAGAATCGAGCTTTATTCGGTGTAATTTTACGGATGCTAAATTGGAGAGAGTGAAAATTTTTGATGCCGATACGACAGGTTCTATTTTTTAG